The genomic stretch ACGCCGGACACCGAGGTGATGTTGATGATGCGGCCGTTGCGGCGGCGCATCATCGAATGGGTCAGTTCGCGGGTGAGCCGGACCACGGCGGTCAGGTTGACCTCGAGTACCGCGTCCCAGTCCGCGTCCGACATGCGGATAAAAAGCCCGTCCTTGGTGATGCCGGCATTGTTGACCAGTATGTCGACGCCTTCGAGTTCGGCTTCCGCGTTTGCGCCCAGCGCCTTGACCTCGTCACGGTTCGAGAGGTTCGCCGGAAACAGTCTTGTCCGCCCGCCAAGCTCGGCAGCCAACACCTCGAGTTTTTCGACACGCGTGCCGTGCAGGCCGACGGTTGCGCCCTGCGCGTGCAGCGCCCGCGCCACGGCCTCGCCGATTCCACCGCTTGCTCCGGTGACGAGCGCGTTGCGGCCGGTCAGATCAAACATTTATCGATTCCCTTTCTAAGGACCGGCTTCGCACGGAAGCGGTCACTGGCGGCCATGCGCCTTCCAGACATTATCGGGTACAGCTTTGGACAGGCCCTCGAGCCGGACTCGAAGGGCCTCGCTTAACCTTCCGGGTAGCGGTACGTCCACGTCGCTTCAACAGTTGAGAATTTTACCAAAAAATGGGGCCCGGCTTGTCCAGCTTCCGCTGCCACTTGGCGCATTCACCGAGGCGGTCCAAGGGGCAGGTCCTTCACAATCGTGATCCGGCAAGCATTTGGATCCGAAGATAGAGTCACTGGAGGCATCTCGCATCGCTTTTACACCTGCTTGAACGCCAGAACTGCGTTCATGCCGCCCATGGCGAAGGCGTTGCTCAGTGCCACGCGCACTTTGCGCTCGCGCGCCGCATTGGGCGTGACGTCGAGATCGCAATCGGGATCTGGCTCGCGATAATTAGCGGTCGGCGGCACGACGCCCTCCCGGATCGCCATCACGGAGGCGATCATTTCAAGTGCGCTCGCTGCGCCCAGGCAATGCGCGTGCATGGACTTGGTGGACGAGACCGACATCGAATAGGCATAGTCTCCGAAGACGCGCTTGATCGCCGCCGTCTCGGTCTGATCGTTGGCCTTGGTGCCGGTGCCGTGGGCGTTGAGGTAGTCCACGTCCTCGGCATTCAGCCCGTCGTCGGCAAGGCAAGCGCGCATCGCGGCCTCCGGCCCCTCGATAGACGGCGCGACGATGTGGAAGGCGTCGCCGGAAAGGCCGATGCCTGCGATCTCGGCAAGCATTGTGGCACCGCGTACGGCGGCATGCTCATAGCTTTCCAGCACGGCCATGCCCGCACCCTCGCCTATCACCACTCCCTTCCTGTCGGCGGAGAAGGGCCGGCAAGTATCCGGAGCGAGCGCGCGCATTGCTTCCCATGCCTTCGAAGGCATACGAGCGGCGCTTCGGCGCCTCCGGCAAGCATCCCGTCGGCCCGGCCGAGCCTGATCTGATCCGCGGCCGAAGCGATCGCATGGTTGGCTGATGCGCATGCGGAGGCGATGGCAAAGACCGGGCCGCGCAGGCCGAGACTCATGCTGACCTGGCTGGCAGCGGCGCTCGGCAACCCCCGTGGTGCAGTGTAAATGACAGCACGCTTCGCCCCGCCCAAAAGGAGGTCGCGGTAGGTTTCTTCGACCGTTCCCCAGCCGCAGACGCCCACTGTCGCGCCGAAGCGATACGGATTTCCCTCATCGCAGGAAAGTCCGGCGTGTTGCATGGCTTCGCGCGCTGCAAGCACAGCGAGCAAGCTGTGGCGGTCCATGGAGACGAGCTGGTTGCGGCCGATGTCGTGCTTGGGCAGCTCCTTGATCTCGGTACCGACAGTGCCCTTCATCTCATGAAGCGCAGAAGTGACCATCGGGCGGATGGCGGAGCGACCTTCGCGCATCTCTTTTCAGATAGAGGCGGCGTTGTTGCCTAGGCCGCAAAGCCCGCCCATCCCAGTAATGACGACTCGCCTGTCCAATCAGACCCCCTTCGCGAGCAAACCGCGGACAGCTTCCACCATGTCGCCGACATTCTTGAGATTCGACCAGGCATCCGCCGCGTTCATGTCGATCTTGATGTCGTAGGCCTGCTCCACATCCCAGAGGAGATCCGCCAGACCCAGCGAATCGACTCCGAGCGAGGTCAGTTCCGTGGCAGTCGTTATTTCGCCGATGATGGACGCACTCTCGCCGCTCTCCGATTCGATGCGGTTCTTGATCGTGGCAATGATTTCCGTTGCGAGTTGATCAGCCATTGTGTTCCTTTCCATAGCAATGCCTTTTGACGTGGGTGCGGCGCCATACCTCTGCCAGTCACGTCGCAAAAATCGTCCCTGACCAGGCTTGTGCAACCCACCAACACCAATCGGATTATGGAGACCGGATGAGTTCCGGTTGCTCTGAGGCGTTGGCATCCAACTGCAGCTCATTTTCCCGCGGCAACTTCCATCGCACGTCTGAGCTCATGGAAAGATCTTCTCCTTTCAGGCTCTTTTTTCGCAGTTGTCACACGATGAGGGTAGCGGGCAATCAGGACGTGTGAGGTGCTGTCAATGCGAGATTCCGGAAGATTGAGAAAATCGTTTGTTTCGATGAGATGCATCCACCCTATGGATAGAAATACAGTCCAATAAACGGGCAAGCCTCTGGTGCGGGCGATAATGCTACAGGAGACATCCCGCATGGCCACCCCACGCAAAAGCTGGGCACGTCTCGGTCGCTACTAGATGCTCAGCGCCTCACACTCGCTCTCTCCGGTGCAACGAAACGGCGCTTGCGCATCGCTGAAGGCCCAAGGGGTTAGCGATCCGAAAGGGCGGATATTATCTTTCGGGCCGAGGTTCCGAACACCATCGATTCGCTCGAACTCTTTCAGGCCTGCATCGCCCGGAATATCGTGATCGCCCACCTCTTGTCTTGACTAGCCCCAGCCTAGGCCTTATGCCGTCACCATGTTAGCACTCGTCCTTGGTGAGTGCTAACAGTAGGTCCGGCATAGCCGAGCTTTGTAGGTTGTCCGGCGCTGCCGGACGCTTTTCCCACCGTTCTCATCGAGGAAGAAAAAATGGCAAAGTCGAAGTTCCGCCCGCTTCATGACCGCGTGGTCGTTCGCCGGGTCGAATCCGAATCCAAGACCGCCGGCGGGATCATCATCCCGGATACGGCAAAGGAAAAGCCGCAGGAAGGCGAGATCATCGCTGTCGGCTCCGGCGCTCGTGACGAAGCTGGCAAGCTGGTCCCGCTGGACGTCAAGGCTGGCGACCGCATCCTCTTCGGCAAGTGGTCGGGCACCGAAGTCAAGCTCAATGGCGAAGACCTTCTGATCATGAAGGAAGCCGACATCATGGGCATCATCGGCTAACACGCCGCCGCCTTTCATCCGTACCATCCAATCTGAATTTCGGGCGAAATGCCCAGGAGTACAAAATGGCTGCCAAAGACGTAAAATTCTCCCGTGATGCCCGCGAGCGCATGCTGCGTGGTGTCAACATCCTCGCCGACGCGGTGAAGGTCACGCTCGGCCCCAAGGGCCGCAACGTCGTCATCGACAAGTCGTTCGGCGCCCCGCGCATCACCAAGGACGGCGTCACCGTCGCCAAGGAAATCGAGCTCGAAGACAAGTTCGAAAACATGGGCGCACAGATGGTCCGCGAAGTTGCTTCGAAGACCAACGACATTGCCGGCGACGGCACCACGACCGCGACCGTTCTGGCGCAGTCGATCGTCCAGGAAGGCCACAAGGCGGTTGCCGCCGGCATGAACCCGATGGACCTGAAGCGCGGCATCGACCTCGCCGTCACCGACGTCGTCGCAACGCTGATCAAGAACGCCAAGAAGATCAAGACCTCGGAAGAGGTTGCCCAGGTCGGCACGATCGCCGGCAACGGCGACGAGTCGGTCGGCGCCATGATCGCGGAAGCGATGCAGAAGGTCGGCAACGAAGGCGTCATCACGGTCGAGGAAGCCAAGACCGCCGAGACCGAACTCGAAGTCGTCGAAGGCATGCAGTTCGATCGCGGCTATCTCTCGCCCTACTTCGTCACCAACGCCGACAAGATGGTTGCCGATCTCGAGGACGCCTACATCCTGCTCCACGAGAAGAAGCTCTCCAACCTCCAGGCCATGCTGCCGGTTCTCGAAGCCGTCGTGCAGACCTCGAAGCCGCTGCTCATCATCTCGGAAGACGTCGAAGGCGAGGCCCTGGCCACGCTGGTCGTCAACAAGCTGCGTGGCGGCCTGAAGATCGCCGCCGTCAAGGCGCCGGGCTTCGGTGATCGCCGCAAGGCCATGCTGGAAGACATCGCCATCCTCACTGGTGGCCAGGTCATCTCGGAAGACCTCGGCATCAAGCTCGAGAACGTCGGCCTCAACATGCTCGGCCGCGCCAAGAAGGTGTCGATCTCCAAGGAAAACACCACCATCGTCGACGGCGCCGGCAAGAAGGAAGAGATCCAGGGCCGCGTCGCCCAGATCAAGCAGCAGATCGAGGAGACCACCTCGGACTACGACAAGGAGAAGCTGCAGGAGCGTCTCGCCAAGCTCGCGGGCGGCGTTGCCGTCATCCGCGTCGGCGGCGCGACGGAAGTCGAAGTCAAGGAAAAGAAGGACCGCGTCGATGACGCCCTCAACGCGACCCGCGCGGCCGTGGAAGAAGGCATCGTTGCCGGCGGCGGCGTTGCCCTGCTGCGCGCGTCGCTGACCATCAACGCTGTCGGCGTCAACTCCGACCAGGCCGCCGGCATCAACATCGTGCGTCGTGCGCTGCAGGCTCCGGCCCGCCAGATCGCGGCCAACGCCGGTGCAGAAGCCTCGATCGTTGCCGGGAAGATCCTCGAGAACAAGGGCGCGACCTTCGGTTTCAACGCCCAGACCGGCGAATATGGCGACATGATCGCCATGGGCATCATCGATCCGGTCAAGGTCGTGCGCACGGCTCTCCAGGACGCGGCCTCGGTCGCCGGCCTGCTGGTCACCACCGAAGCCATGATCGCCGAGGCTCCGAAGAAGGAGTCGGCTGGCGGCGGCATGACTGGCGGCATGGGCGGCGGCGGCATGGGCGGCATGGGCGGCGGCGGCATGGGCGGCATGGGCGGCATGGGCGGCATGGATTTCTAAGGTCCGCGCCTCTCACCAATCTCGAAGGGCGGCAGCAATGCCGCCCCCTTTTTTTGGAATGGAGCCGGTCGGAAAAGGTTTGGGGCTCGCGCTTCAGCTTTGCGTTCTCGTCTTCCAAGGCTTTCAGCCGTTTGGCATCGGAGACGTCCATCCCGTCATACTTCGCCTTCCAGTTATACAGCGTCGCCTCGGAGATCCCATGCTTGCGCGCCAGGTCGCCCGCCTTTGCTCCCGCCTCATGCTCACGCAGAACCGCGATGATCTGCTCTCTTCCGTAAACCGCTTTCTCTTCATCAGTCCGTCCTTCAATCGAGGCCGGACTCCTCAGGTGGGGGAAACTACCCGTGGCAGGCCAGTCGTCCGCGCATTGCCCACCTGTGGTAGTTCCAGATCCTACGTCTCCGATAAGGCCAGCGCCAAGGATCCGTCCCCTTCTAGGTCCAGTTGACGGGTTCCGACCTCGACAATCGGATTAGAAGCGTAAAGCTGCGTTCGTTTAATTCCCAGCCTTTTCACCACTTCCGACTTTAGCTCTACGCCAGCGACGTCGATCAAATGGAAACATAACGAAATCGCGCACGGTGAGCGGCTCGGATTGGTCTCGGAGGCCAACTTCCGGCCACTCGTTCTTTTTTGGCCAGTATGCCGTTGCAAAAATCGTGTCCCAGATAGTTGTAAAGAACCCGTAGTTTCGGCGCTGGTGATGGGGTTCCAACGAGTGGTGAATGCGGTGGAACTTGTTGTCGCCAATGATATATCGAAGCGGCCCAAGATTGATGCGGGTGCTAGAGTGTGAAAGATGGACCTGAAAAGTAATCAGCGTCATGGCAACAAAAGGCACTACGCCAGATTCGAAGTGGAACAGCGTGAGTGGTAGTGACACCAACCCTGCGGCAACGAGTGGCTCGGAAATGTGATGATGGCAATTCCATGCCGTCAATTCGCGGATCGAGTGGTGAGTAGCGTGCATGCGCCAGAGGAATGGAACAGCATGCTGAGCGCGGTGCATCCAGTAGTAGAAGAAGTCGCCGGCAATCGCGACCAAAACGCCTGAAAGGACGGCCAATCCATTATTAATGATTGCGTTGTCAGAGTGAAGCAACGTACCGAAATTGATCGTTACAAGCGGCTTTATCCCTAACCAGCCCACGCTCACAGCGTAGAAGTGCCACATAAAGGCACCACATCCGAGGCGAATAATATAATTTCGCACGCCGCGAGCGTATGAAGCAAAACTGTATCGATAAGCCGGAAAGGTTAGCTCCAGCGCGGCGCATAACGTTGCGAAGATTACAACCATCTCAAGCGAATACACGAAGATCTGGGTCATTTGGTTAATATCGAGAATGTGCATTTCTTTGCTCCTGCGAATCCTTCAAAATGAGGGGCTCTCATCAACGCAGTGCCTTCGTCACGAGGGCGAGACCAATGTTATGCCTCTCCGGCGCAGCCCTAAACTCGAGTCGGCATCCGGACCGATATCCGCGCAGAAATCACGGCGCACGGCAGGGATGTGCTATGCTGCTTTCACAGAGAGTTAAAATTAGTTTTTTGGATAGACCCATCCATCTCCCAAATGGTTGGAGAAGCCCAGTAGACGAAGTGGTTTGCGCAAAACGACCAGCTATGCGCCAGTGTTGAGGCGGTGCAGCAGAGGTTGCATAGCCAGCAGCGTTGCGAACGGAGATCGTGTCTCAGGAAGTTCTCTAATCGCCTTCGTCAATAGGCTCCTTCTCTCCTCGTTGGTGCAGCGCCTGCCGGGCTCAGGGTTCTCTCCGAGGTCGATTGCAAGGATCGCCGCATGTTTGCGTTGGAACGGGTGGGGTCGAACTGGTGTTCGCGGTTCCGTAGGACCGCATGCATGGGAGCGACCTCATCCGCGCAGCGTCCCGGCAAGGATGCAACTCGGGAACTGGAGTTGATGATGGAAATCGAAAACTCCTTATTAGAGCATGGACCCAACTATGCGCGTCGTTTACGTGGGAAGGCGCCGGCGAAGGACGATATATGGCATCTCGATGAAGTCGTGGTGCGGCATCAACGGTCAGAAATGCTGGCTGTGGCGAGCAGTCGATCAAGAGGGCTATGTGCTCGACGAGATCGTCCAGACGCGCCGCAACACCAAGGCTGCCAGGCGCTTGCTGATGCGGCTTCTGAAGAACCAGGGCATCGCGCCAAAGCGGATCACCGACAAATTGCGCTCCTACGGGGCGGCAAGACGCCAGGTCATGCCGAACGTGGAACACCGATCGCACGAAGGATTGAACAACCGAGCAGAGAATTCCCACCTTCCGTACCGAAAACGAGAGCGGACGCGACAGGGGCCGTTGCTTATCGGCTTGCCTGAAAAACCACAGCGGGAACTTGCGCGCCCGTACCTCAAATAACGTGACAGCACCGCAAAAGGGGTTCGCGATGCTCTTCACGAGCCCGTCCCGCGTGTGCCTGTCATGAAGTGAAAGCTTTCCGAAGCGCGAATCGAGATTGAGGCTGTCATTGCTCTCGGCTAATCAGGAAGCTGCTTTTGCAAAGACGGAGGGCCGGTCGATCTCGTCCGATCGTCCGGCACAAGGTGTGCTTATTAGTACATTAGCGCAGCTAGTAACTTAGCCATGAAGGGGGACCACGGTTTGACCGTGACACAGTCGCTGACGAGACGTCTCAAAAATCCCGAGCTATTTGACGATCTGGCCGGTGTGCCTGGTCGGAATGCGGAGCAAGCCACGAGGCGCTTTTCGGTGTTCAATCCCTCAACAGGCGAGCTGTTGGCTGAGCTTCCAGATATGGATGTCCGGGACGTTTCCTTGGCAATCGACAAGGCCGAAGCTGCGCAGGAACATTGGGCGGCGCTCACCGCGCGCGAACGCTCCGACATCTTATGGGAATGGCACCAACTGATCCTCGACCACAGCGAGGATCTTGCAGCCATTTTGACGGCCGAAATGGGTAAGCCGCTTGCAGAGGCGAAGTCTGAAATCGCCCATGCTGCAGCCTACCTCCAATGGTATGCCGAGGAGGCCAATCGCATCTATGGCGAGACGATTTCGCCGCCTTCTAACGACAGGCGTATGCTGGTAATCAAACAGCCGATCGGTGTTGTCGGTGCCATTACTCCTTGGAATTTTCCCGCCTCGATGGTGGCTCGCAAGATTTCGCCGGCGCTTGCCGCCGGCTGCGCGATTGTTCTGAAACCCGCGGAGCAAACACCGCTTGTCGCGGGTGCTATGTTCACGCTTGCCCGGATGGCAGGTTTTCCCGATGGCGTTCTAAACTTGATCTACGCATCGGAAGGCGATGCGGTTGGGCGTGAACTTTGCTCGAACCCGAAGGTCCGCAAGATTAGCTTCACGGGGTCGACCGCGGTAGGGCGGCTGCTCATGAGGGCGTGTTCGGACCAGATCAAAAGAACCAGCTTCGAACTTGGTGGTAACGCTCCTTTCATTGTTTTTGATGATGCAGACG from Mesorhizobium sp. NZP2077 encodes the following:
- a CDS encoding acyl carrier protein, whose protein sequence is MADQLATEIIATIKNRIESESGESASIIGEITTATELTSLGVDSLGLADLLWDVEQAYDIKIDMNAADAWSNLKNVGDMVEAVRGLLAKGV
- the groES gene encoding co-chaperone GroES, with product MAKSKFRPLHDRVVVRRVESESKTAGGIIIPDTAKEKPQEGEIIAVGSGARDEAGKLVPLDVKAGDRILFGKWSGTEVKLNGEDLLIMKEADIMGIIG
- the groL gene encoding chaperonin GroEL (60 kDa chaperone family; promotes refolding of misfolded polypeptides especially under stressful conditions; forms two stacked rings of heptamers to form a barrel-shaped 14mer; ends can be capped by GroES; misfolded proteins enter the barrel where they are refolded when GroES binds), giving the protein MAAKDVKFSRDARERMLRGVNILADAVKVTLGPKGRNVVIDKSFGAPRITKDGVTVAKEIELEDKFENMGAQMVREVASKTNDIAGDGTTTATVLAQSIVQEGHKAVAAGMNPMDLKRGIDLAVTDVVATLIKNAKKIKTSEEVAQVGTIAGNGDESVGAMIAEAMQKVGNEGVITVEEAKTAETELEVVEGMQFDRGYLSPYFVTNADKMVADLEDAYILLHEKKLSNLQAMLPVLEAVVQTSKPLLIISEDVEGEALATLVVNKLRGGLKIAAVKAPGFGDRRKAMLEDIAILTGGQVISEDLGIKLENVGLNMLGRAKKVSISKENTTIVDGAGKKEEIQGRVAQIKQQIEETTSDYDKEKLQERLAKLAGGVAVIRVGGATEVEVKEKKDRVDDALNATRAAVEEGIVAGGGVALLRASLTINAVGVNSDQAAGINIVRRALQAPARQIAANAGAEASIVAGKILENKGATFGFNAQTGEYGDMIAMGIIDPVKVVRTALQDAASVAGLLVTTEAMIAEAPKKESAGGGMTGGMGGGGMGGMGGGGMGGMGGMGGMDF
- a CDS encoding sterol desaturase family protein; translated protein: MHILDINQMTQIFVYSLEMVVIFATLCAALELTFPAYRYSFASYARGVRNYIIRLGCGAFMWHFYAVSVGWLGIKPLVTINFGTLLHSDNAIINNGLAVLSGVLVAIAGDFFYYWMHRAQHAVPFLWRMHATHHSIRELTAWNCHHHISEPLVAAGLVSLPLTLFHFESGVVPFVAMTLITFQVHLSHSSTRINLGPLRYIIGDNKFHRIHHSLEPHHQRRNYGFFTTIWDTIFATAYWPKKNEWPEVGLRDQSEPLTVRDFVMFPFDRRRWRRAKVGSGEKAGN
- a CDS encoding NAD-dependent succinate-semialdehyde dehydrogenase; translation: MKGDHGLTVTQSLTRRLKNPELFDDLAGVPGRNAEQATRRFSVFNPSTGELLAELPDMDVRDVSLAIDKAEAAQEHWAALTARERSDILWEWHQLILDHSEDLAAILTAEMGKPLAEAKSEIAHAAAYLQWYAEEANRIYGETISPPSNDRRMLVIKQPIGVVGAITPWNFPASMVARKISPALAAGCAIVLKPAEQTPLVAGAMFTLARMAGFPDGVLNLIYASEGDAVGRELCSNPKVRKISFTGSTAVGRLLMRACSDQIKRTSFELGGNAPFIVFDDADVDAAVDGAVQAKFRNAGQTCVSANRLYVQSSVYDEFCDKFTKRVSALRVGDGFEPEVSIGPLIDKCALAKIEDHIRDAVRQGGKIRCGGNRIGESGTFFEPTVITDVERTMRVAQEETFGPLAPIIRFNNPDQVVREANDTIYGLAAYFYASNLKRVWRVAEALEYGMVGINTGRMSSEAAPFGGMKQSGIGREGSRHGLEDYLEMKYLCMGGL